Proteins encoded in a region of the Oscarella lobularis chromosome 17, ooOscLobu1.1, whole genome shotgun sequence genome:
- the LOC136197625 gene encoding Rieske domain-containing protein-like isoform X2, whose product MSDEYHFACRIADMKPMSCRNRFHSFPARSSEVARAEKRYSSARASANGRDLVVVMINDAEFYAMDERCYHAGGPLDQGDIEDFEGRLCIVCPWHRHRITLDTGESLYHALADPRDPRRSSHLLKSKGVKQRTHRVKRIGDDLFVKLKLDGDDVDSDYYYSDSYEKIMKSVEKN is encoded by the exons ATGTCCGATGAGTACCATTTCGCCTGCCGTATCGCCGATATGAAGCCGATGTCGTGCAGAAACCGGTTTCATAGCTTTCCTGCTAGATCCTCCGAAGTCGCACGAGCCGAGAAACGCTACAGCTCGGCAAGGGCGAGCGCCAACGGACGagatctcgtcgtcgtgatgATAAACGACGCAGAATTTTACGCCATGGACGAACGCTGCTATC ACGCCGGAGGTCCTCTCGATCAAGGAGACATCGAG GATTTCGAAGGCCGACTGTGCATCGTCTGTCCGTGGCATCGGCATCGAATAACACTAGATACCGGCGAGAGTCTGTATCACGCTCTCGCTGATCCACGCGATCCtcgacgttcgtcgcacTTGCTCAAGTCGAAGGGCGTGAAACAGCGAACGCATCGAGTGAAGCGAATAGGCGACGATTTGTTCGTGAAACTGAAACTCGACggagatgacgtcgattccgaTTACTATTACTCGGATTCCTACGAGAAGATAATGAAATCAGTCGAAAAgaactaa
- the LOC136197625 gene encoding Rieske domain-containing protein-like isoform X1, with amino-acid sequence MSDEYHFACRIADMKPMSCRNRFHSFPARSSEVARAEKRYSSARASANGRDLVVVMINDAEFYAMDERCYHAGGPLDQGDIEVEDFEGRLCIVCPWHRHRITLDTGESLYHALADPRDPRRSSHLLKSKGVKQRTHRVKRIGDDLFVKLKLDGDDVDSDYYYSDSYEKIMKSVEKN; translated from the exons ATGTCCGATGAGTACCATTTCGCCTGCCGTATCGCCGATATGAAGCCGATGTCGTGCAGAAACCGGTTTCATAGCTTTCCTGCTAGATCCTCCGAAGTCGCACGAGCCGAGAAACGCTACAGCTCGGCAAGGGCGAGCGCCAACGGACGagatctcgtcgtcgtgatgATAAACGACGCAGAATTTTACGCCATGGACGAACGCTGCTATC ACGCCGGAGGTCCTCTCGATCAAGGAGACATCGAGGTGGAA GATTTCGAAGGCCGACTGTGCATCGTCTGTCCGTGGCATCGGCATCGAATAACACTAGATACCGGCGAGAGTCTGTATCACGCTCTCGCTGATCCACGCGATCCtcgacgttcgtcgcacTTGCTCAAGTCGAAGGGCGTGAAACAGCGAACGCATCGAGTGAAGCGAATAGGCGACGATTTGTTCGTGAAACTGAAACTCGACggagatgacgtcgattccgaTTACTATTACTCGGATTCCTACGAGAAGATAATGAAATCAGTCGAAAAgaactaa
- the LOC136197621 gene encoding omega-hydroxy-beta-dihydromenaquinone-9 sulfotransferase Stf3-like, with amino-acid sequence MGVAVFVSSLLLSLFRILLNAIDPYLSRINVHLVAKPPSSVEELLATIRAESGFLPSLAQNSQWRERLQLALDSVRTADDLTPFGRWILYGTLRMEINSLQCSETIAQKFPEVVIAPRPDRTNRPVFIFGLWRSGTTLLHYLLSLYPDAFSPSVSQVVFGGASPSDVRDASSLDDLRHKIKMASKRHSIETEAFLRAVLSLSYSVHPIDVDRPEECIEVLNRYLFYETLPLVLCDDFMDVVSQYEELSDRAYCLYKRDLHVIQSIFCPNDRRRSHFVLKAPHHTPFSDVILRHFPDACFVRMHRNPADVVASFTSLLCRNNASFSRVDSLKLGRSMQRTVFRMTNELVRQTPRMPESTIDVRFDDFIRDPISVCRKIAVEVGMEHTKAVDDKLTAFLIEDKAKRARAGKHVYAIEDFGLDSAEIRRDSKEYCDMFSV; translated from the coding sequence ATGGGCGTCGCAGTGttcgtctcttctcttcttttgagTCTCTTCCGCATTCTCCTCAACGCAATCGATCCATATCTGAGCCGGATTAACGTTCACCTAGTGGCAAAGCCTCCGTCGTCGGTAGAAGAGCTcctcgcgacgattcgagccGAATCGGGCTTTCTGCCGTCTCTCGCGCAGAATTCCCAGTGGCGAGAGCGTCTCCAGCTCGCACTCGACTCCGTACGCACAGCAGACGACCTCACCCCATTCGGACGCTGGATTCTCTACGGAACTCTCCGCATGGAAATCAATTCACTCCAATGCTCCGAAACGATCGCGCAAAAATTCCCCGAAGTCGTCATCGCGCCTCGACCGGATCGAACGAATCGACCCGTCTTCATATTCGGCCTATGGCGCTCGGGAACGACGCTGCTCCATTATCTCCTCTCCCTTTATCCCGACGCCTTTAGTCCGTCCGTATCTCAAGTCGTTTTCGGCGGCGCGTCGCCTAGCGACGTCAGAGACGCGTCATCGCTCGACGATTTACGTCACAAAATCAAAATGGCGTCGAAACGTCACTCCATCGAAACGGAAGCGTTTCTCCGAGCCGTCCTCTCGTTATCATACAGCGTTCACCCGATTGATGTCGACCGTCCCGAAGAATGCATCGAGGTGCTGAACAGGTATCTGTTCTACGAGACGTTGCCGCTCGTTCTCTGCGACGATTTCATGGACGTTGTTTCTCAATATGAGGAACTGTCGGATCGAGCCTATTGTCTCTACAAGAGAGACTTGCACGTCATCCAGTCGATATTTTGTCCCAACGATCGGCGTCGGTCTCATTTCGTTCTCAAAGCTCCGCATCACACTCcgttttctgacgtcattctgcGTCATTTTCCCGATGCTTGTTTCGTGCGTATGCATCGGAATCcggccgacgtcgtcgcgtcgtttaCATCGCTTCTTTGCCGTAACaacgcttcgttttcgcgagTCGATTCGTTGAAATTGGGACGAAGTATGCAGAGGACGGTATTCCGTATGACGAACGAGCTTGTTCGTCAAACGCCGCGGATGCCCGAGTCTACTATCGACGTTAGATTTGATGACTTCATACGAGATCCCATTTCTGTGTGTAGAAAGATTGCCGTCGAAGTCGGCATGGAGCACACGAAAGCAGTGGACGACAAACTGACGGCGTTTCTGATCGAGGACAAGGCGAAGCGCGCCAGAGCAGGCAAGCACGTGTACGCTATAGAGGATTTTGGTTTAGACTCGGCGGAAATTCGAAGGGACTCTAAGGAGTATTGTgacatgttttctgtttag
- the LOC136197512 gene encoding uncharacterized protein, which translates to MGVVVLVSSLLLSLFRILLNAIDPYLSRMNIHLVEKPPSSVEKLLATIRAKSGSLPSLAQNSQWRERVQLVLDYLRTAKDVTPFGRLAIYRYLLLEINAVQCFETVSLKFPQVVVTSHPDQRNRPIFIFGLPRSGTTLLYHLLALYPEAFSPTRLLAVFAEMSPSDIRKASSLADLRQKMKIASKQYTFAHEAFTKSIFSIPYSVHPTALDGPEECLIVLNNYLFYETLPIVRARDFTDFVSEYKDLSDKAYRLYKRDLHVMQSITSANGRRSRFVLKAPHHTPFPDVIRRHFPNAYFVRMHRNPAEVVASLSSLLRVNNAPFQSRVDLVELGRSVQTTICNMAKELVRQTSQMPKCTIDLRFEEFSRDPISVCTKIAIEVGMEHTKAVEEKLTAFLIDDKAKRTRAGKHEYTLEEFGLDAEEIRSDCKEYCEMFSV; encoded by the coding sequence ATGGGTGTTGTCGTACTCGTCTCCTCACTTCTTTTGAGTCTCTTTCGCATCCTCCTCAACGCCATCGACCCCTACCTGAGCCGAATGAACATTCATCTAGTCGAaaagccgccgtcgtcggtggAAAAACTCctcgcgacgattcgcgcCAAGTCGGGCTCTCTGCCGTCTCTGGCGCAAAATTCCCAGTGGCGAGAGCGAGTTCAACTCGTACTTGACTACCTCCGCACTGCGAAGGATGTCACTCCGTTCGGACGCTTAGCAATCTACCGATATCTTCTTCTGGAAATAAATGCCGTCCAATGCTTCGAGACGGTGTCGCTGAAGTTTCCtcaagtcgtcgtcacgtcgcaTCCGGATCAACGTAATAGACCTATTTTTATATTCGGTTTACCGCGCTCCGGAACGACGCTACTCTATCATCTTTTAGCGCTTTATCCCGAGGCGTTTAGTCCCACGAGACttctcgccgttttcgccgaaATGTCGCCGAGTGATATCAGAAAAGCGTCGTCCCTTGCCGATTTGcgtcaaaaaatgaaaatcgcttcgaaacAGTACACTTTCGCCCACGAAGCGTTCACAAAAAGCATCTTTTCAATTCCGTACAGCGTTCATCCCACGGCACTTGACGGTCCAGAAGAATGCCTCATAGTGCTAAACAACTATTTATTCTACGAAACGTTGCCTATCGTTCGCGCTCGAGATTTCACCGACTTCGTCTCCGAATACAAGGATCTGTCTGATAAAGCGTACCGTCTTTATAAGAGAGATTTGCACGTCATGCAGTCGATTACTTCCGCAAATGgtcgtcgatctcgtttcGTTCTCAAAGCTCCGCATCACACGCCGtttcctgacgtcattcggCGTCATTTTCCCAATGCTTATTTCGTGCGCATGCATCGGAATCCCGCCGAAGTTGtcgcttctctttcgtcgcttcttcgagTGAATAACGCTCCGTTTCAGTCTCGGGTGGATTTGGTGGAATTGGGGCGAAGTGTTCAAACGACGATTTGCAACATGGCGAAAGAACTTGTTCGTCAAACGTCGCAGATGCCTAAGTGTACGATCGACCTTCGATTTGAAGAGTTTTCTCGCGATCCTATTTCTGTGTGCACAAAGATTGCTATTGAAGTCGGTATGGAGCACACGAAAGCAGTGGAAGAGAAACTGACGGCGTTTCTGATTGACGacaaagcgaagcgcaccAGAGCAGGAAAGCACGAGTACACGCTAGAGGAATTCGGTCTAGACGCAGAGGAAATTCGTAGCGATTGTAAGGAGTACTGTGAAATGTTTTCCGTTTAG
- the LOC136197513 gene encoding omega-hydroxy-beta-dihydromenaquinone-9 sulfotransferase Stf3-like isoform X1: MGVVLLVFSFLLRLFRALLNAVDPYLCRINIHLVAKPPSSVEELLATIRAESGGSLPSLARNSQWRECLQLALDSIRTADDVTPFGRWILYRTLLLEINSLQCTETIAQKFPEIVVAPHADRNRPIIIFGLWRSGTTLLHRLLSLYPEVFCPTPSLFFLGGTSLSVVKKASSLVDLRRKINIASKRYAFGSEVFAKGFFSIPYSIHPIHVDAAEECVWGLNRYLFYETLPLIQGHDFINFASQYEELSDQAYRLYKRDLHVVQSIVFPNSKSRFVLKSPYHAPFVKIILRHFPNAFFVRMHRNPAEVVASLSSLLREHNATFSRVDLLKLGRSWQKTVCVTSKELVRQMPRMPEDTTDVQFEEFSRDPVSVCRKIAIRAGIEHTKAMDEKLSAYMNEDNAQRAKTGKHVFTLEEFGLDAAEIRRESNLHER; the protein is encoded by the exons ATGGGTGTCGTTTTgctcgtcttttcctttcttttgcgTCTCTTCCGCGCCCTCCTTAATGCAGTAGATCCCTACCTGTGCCGAATTAACATTCACCTAGTGGCAAAGCCTCCGTCGTCGGTGGAAGAGCTcctcgcgacgattcgagccGAGTCCGGCGGCTCTCTACCGTCTCTCGCACGCAATTCGCAGTGGCGAGAGTGTCTCCAGCTCGCACTCGACTCTATCCGCACAGCGGACGACGTCACCCCGTTCGGACGCTGGATTCTCTACAGAACCCTTCTTTTAGAAATCAATTCACTTCAATGCACCGAAACGATCGCGCAGAAATTTcccgaaatcgtcgtcgcaccgCACGCGGATCGAAATCGACCAATCATTATATTCGGTCTATGGCGCTCGGGAACGACTTTACTCCATCggcttctttcgctttaTCCCGAGGTTTTCTGTCCCACGCCgtctctattttttctcgGCGGAACGTCGCTGAGTGTCGTTAAAAAAGCGTCatctctcgtcgatttgcgtcGAAAAATCAACATAGCGTCGAAGCGGTACGCTTTTGGATCTGAGGTTTTTGCCAAAGGCTTTTTCTCCATTCCGTACAGCATTCATCCTATTCATGTTGACGCTGCAGAAGAATGCGTTTGGGGGCTAAACAGGTACTTGTTTTACGAAACGCTGCCACTCATCCAAGGTCACGATTTTATCAACTTTGCTTCGCAATATGAGGAACTGTCCGATCAAGCCTATCGTCTTTACAAGAGAGACTTACACGTGGTGCAGTCGATCGTTTTTCCGAATAGTAAGTCTCGCTTCGTTCTCAAATCGCCGTATCACGCTCCATTCGTCAAAATCATTTTACGTCATTTTCCTAATGCTTTTTTCGTACGCATGCATCGAAATCCGGCTGAAGTCGTTGCCtccctttcttctcttcttcgcgaaCATAACGCCACGTTTTCTCGAGTCGATTTGTTGAAATTGGGACGAAGTTGGCAGAAGACGGTTTGCGTGACGTCTAAAGAACTTGTCCGTCAAATGCCGCGGATGCCTGAAGACACTACTGATGTTCAATTCGAAGAGTTCTCTCGAGATCCGGTTTCCGTGTGCAGAAAGATCGCCATTCGAGCTGGTATAGAGCATACGAAAGCAATGGATGAGAAATTGTCAGCGTATATGAACGAGGACAATGCACAACGGGCCAAGACAGGCAAGCACGTGTTCACTCTAGAAGAATTCGGTTTGGATGCAGCAGAGATTCGACGAGAAT cGAATTTGCACGAAAGATGA
- the LOC136197513 gene encoding omega-hydroxy-beta-dihydromenaquinone-9 sulfotransferase Stf3-like isoform X2, protein MGVVLLVFSFLLRLFRALLNAVDPYLCRINIHLVAKPPSSVEELLATIRAESGGSLPSLARNSQWRECLQLALDSIRTADDVTPFGRWILYRTLLLEINSLQCTETIAQKFPEIVVAPHADRNRPIIIFGLWRSGTTLLHRLLSLYPEVFCPTPSLFFLGGTSLSVVKKASSLVDLRRKINIASKRYAFGSEVFAKGFFSIPYSIHPIHVDAAEECVWGLNRYLFYETLPLIQGHDFINFASQYEELSDQAYRLYKRDLHVVQSIVFPNSKSRFVLKSPYHAPFVKIILRHFPNAFFVRMHRNPAEVVASLSSLLREHNATFSRVDLLKLGRSWQKTVCVTSKELVRQMPRMPEDTTDVQFEEFSRDPVSVCRKIAIRAGIEHTKAMDEKLSAYMNEDNAQRAKTGKHVFTLEEFGLDAAEIRRE, encoded by the exons ATGGGTGTCGTTTTgctcgtcttttcctttcttttgcgTCTCTTCCGCGCCCTCCTTAATGCAGTAGATCCCTACCTGTGCCGAATTAACATTCACCTAGTGGCAAAGCCTCCGTCGTCGGTGGAAGAGCTcctcgcgacgattcgagccGAGTCCGGCGGCTCTCTACCGTCTCTCGCACGCAATTCGCAGTGGCGAGAGTGTCTCCAGCTCGCACTCGACTCTATCCGCACAGCGGACGACGTCACCCCGTTCGGACGCTGGATTCTCTACAGAACCCTTCTTTTAGAAATCAATTCACTTCAATGCACCGAAACGATCGCGCAGAAATTTcccgaaatcgtcgtcgcaccgCACGCGGATCGAAATCGACCAATCATTATATTCGGTCTATGGCGCTCGGGAACGACTTTACTCCATCggcttctttcgctttaTCCCGAGGTTTTCTGTCCCACGCCgtctctattttttctcgGCGGAACGTCGCTGAGTGTCGTTAAAAAAGCGTCatctctcgtcgatttgcgtcGAAAAATCAACATAGCGTCGAAGCGGTACGCTTTTGGATCTGAGGTTTTTGCCAAAGGCTTTTTCTCCATTCCGTACAGCATTCATCCTATTCATGTTGACGCTGCAGAAGAATGCGTTTGGGGGCTAAACAGGTACTTGTTTTACGAAACGCTGCCACTCATCCAAGGTCACGATTTTATCAACTTTGCTTCGCAATATGAGGAACTGTCCGATCAAGCCTATCGTCTTTACAAGAGAGACTTACACGTGGTGCAGTCGATCGTTTTTCCGAATAGTAAGTCTCGCTTCGTTCTCAAATCGCCGTATCACGCTCCATTCGTCAAAATCATTTTACGTCATTTTCCTAATGCTTTTTTCGTACGCATGCATCGAAATCCGGCTGAAGTCGTTGCCtccctttcttctcttcttcgcgaaCATAACGCCACGTTTTCTCGAGTCGATTTGTTGAAATTGGGACGAAGTTGGCAGAAGACGGTTTGCGTGACGTCTAAAGAACTTGTCCGTCAAATGCCGCGGATGCCTGAAGACACTACTGATGTTCAATTCGAAGAGTTCTCTCGAGATCCGGTTTCCGTGTGCAGAAAGATCGCCATTCGAGCTGGTATAGAGCATACGAAAGCAATGGATGAGAAATTGTCAGCGTATATGAACGAGGACAATGCACAACGGGCCAAGACAGGCAAGCACGTGTTCACTCTAGAAGAATTCGGTTTGGATGCAGCAGAGATTCGACGAGAAT aa